TGCGTCCGGCTCCCGCCGGCGCGTACCCGGCGGGGCGTGCCCCTTCGGGTGCGGGACAGCTGATCGGTGACGTCTGGGAGTGGACGTCGAGCGACTTCCTTCCCTACCCGGGGTTCGTGGCCTTTCCCTACCGCGAGTACTCGGAGGTGTTCTTCGGTCCGGCCCACAAGGTGCTGCGCGGCGGTTCGTTCGCGGTGGACCGGGTCGCCTGCCGGGGGACCTTCCGCAACTGGGACCTGCCGGTGCGCCGCCAGATCTTCTCCGGTTTCCGGACCGCGAGGGATGCCTGATGTGCCGTCATATCGCTTATGTGGGGCCATCGGTGCCTCTTGGAGAGATACTCACGGCCCCTGAGCGCTCGCTGGTGCGCCAGTCCTGGGACCCGCGGCACCAGCGCTCCGGCACGGTCAACGCGGACGGTTTCGGCGTCGGCTGGTACGCCGAGGGCGACCCGGTGCCGGGCCGGTACCGCCGCCGGGGGCCGGTCTGGGGCGACGAGACGTTCACCGATCTGGCCCGTGTGGTGCGCAGCCCCGCGCTGCTCGGCGCCGTACGGGACGCCACCCGGGCGGGTGCGGACGGGGAGGCGGCCGCCGCCCCGTTCACCGGCGGCCGCCTGCTGTTCAGCCACAACGGCGCGGTGCGGGGCTGGCCCGGGTCGCTGGCGGCGGCGGCCGGGGCCCTCCCGCCGGAACGTCTGCTCACCCTGGCGGCGCGCAGCGACTCCGCGCTGGTCTGGGCCCTCGTGCAGCACCGGATCGCCGAGGGCGGGGACATCCCCCGCGCGGTGGCCGGCACGGTGCTGGACATCGCCGGCGCGGCTCCCGGTTCGCGGCTCAATCTGCTGCTCACGGACGGCGCGGTGATCGTGGCGACCGCGTGGGGCGACTCGCTCTGGTATCTGCACGAGCCGGGGCACCGCGCCGTGGTGGCCTCGGAGCCGTACGACGGCGCCCCGCACTGGCGGGAGGTGCCCGACCGCACCCTGCTGACCGCGTCCCGCACCGGCGTTTCCCTGTCCCCGATCGAGGAGCCCTTCGCGTGAGTGACTTCCGGCTGACCCGCACCCTGCCTGCGGACGCGACGGACGCGGCGCTGCGTGCCGACGTGTCCGAGGGGCTGACCCGGTATCCGAAGTCGCTGCCGCCCAAGTGGTTCTACGACGCGCGCGGCAGCGAGCTGTTCGAGGAGATCACCCGTCTGGAGGAGTACTACCCGACCCGTGCCGAACGGGAGATCCTGCTGGCCCACGCCGGGGACGTCGCCGCCGCGTCCGGTGCGCGGACCCTGGTCGAGCTGGGCTCGGGGTCGTCGGAGAAGACCCGGCACCTGCTGGACGCGCTGCCCGGGCTGCACACCTACGTCCCCGTGGACGTCAGCGAGAGCGCGCTGCGCGGGGCGGCCGGCACCGTGCTGGCCGGGAGGCCCGGGCTGTCGGTGCACGCGCTCGTCGCCGACTTCACCCGCCCCCTGGACCTTCCGGACAGCCCCGGCCCGCGGCTGGTGGCGTTCCTGGGCGGGACGCTGGGCAATCTGCTACCGAAGGAGCGCGCGGGCTTCCTGCGGTCCGTACGGGAGCGGCTCGCGCCGGGCGACGGGCTGCTGCTGGGGACCGACCTGGTCAAGGACGAGGAGACGCTCGTCTCGGCGTACGACGACGCGGCCGGGGTGACGGCCGCGTTCAACAAGAACGTGCTGTCGGTGGTGAACGGGGAACTGGGCGCGGACTTCCCGCTCGACGCCTTCGACCATGTCGCCCGGTGGGACGCGGAGCACGAGTGGATCGAGATGCGGCTGCGTGCCCGCCGGGCGCTGAACGTGAAGATCCGCGAGCTGGATCTGGTGGTGGCCTTCGAGCGGGGTGAGGAGCTGCGGACCGAGGTGTCGGCGAAGTTCCGCCGGGAGGGTGTGCGGGAGGAACTGGCCGCCGCCGGACTGCGGCTGGATCAGTGGTGGACGGACGCGGCGGGCCGGTTCGCGCTGTCGCTGTCGACGGCCCGCTGAGCGGCGCGGGCCAGGGCGCGCCGGCCTGGCCCGCTCCCGGCCGGCAGCGGGGGCAGGACGCTGATCTCCGCGGTGAGCCCGGCGGCCGTCACCACTCTCCAGAGCGAGGCGGTGAGCGGGTCGTCGCCGACGAAGGCGGCGGCCCCCGCCGCGTCCGGGCCCGTGGTGCGGTAGCTGATGCGGACGGGCCGGACGGCGGCGCCCGCGTCGATCGCCGCCTGGAAGGCGGCGGGCCGGAACGGGCCCCCGGGCCCGCGCCCGCACCAGGTGCTGCCCTGCGGGAAGACGGCCACCCGTGATCCGCCGCGCAGCGCGCCGGCCATGGCCCGTACGGAGCCGGGGAGGGTGCGCAGCCGGTCCCGGTCGACGAAGAGCGTGCCGCCGAGCGCGGCGAGCGGTCCCAGGAGCGGCCAGTGGCGGATCTCGGCCTTGGCGACCATCCGGGCCGGGAACACCGAGGCGACCAGCAAGACGTCCAGCCAGCTGATGTGGTTGGCGACGACCAGTTCCCCGGGGCGGGGCCGGGCGCCGCCGGCGGGCCGCCCGGTGACCCGTACCCGTACGCCGAAGCCGCGCACCACCGCGTACGCCCAGCCGCTGACCAGCCGGTCGCGGCGGTGCGTCCCCAGGAGCGGCACGAGGGGCAGGGCGAGCACCCCGAGCAGGGTGAGCAGGCACCCGGTGAGCAGCAGGAGGGCGGCGTGCGGGGGTGTCCGGGAGGCGCCCCCGTGGCCGGCGCAGCGCTGGGGGGTGCACGGGGCGGCGGGGAGCCAGGCGCTCATCGCAGCGGGGCGAGCGAGAGGAAGTGGCGCAGGTAGCGGGGGTCGGTGCGGCGCATGGACAGCAGGACGTAGAGGTCGGCGACACCGAAGCCGGGGTCGTGGGCGGGTGCTCCGCAGACCCAGGCGCCGAGGCGGAGGTAACCGCGCAGCAGCGGCGGCAGCTGCGCCCGGGATCCGGGGCCGCCCGCGTGGCCGGTGGTGTCCCAGAGGCGGTGGGGCGTCACCCAGTACTCCTGGGGCGCCAGGTGGCCGGCGCGTACGGTCTCCCAGCTGCGGGCGGCCAGGGCGCCGCCGTCGGCCAGGGGTATGGAGCAGCATCCCGCCAGCCAGTTGTGGCCGGTGCGTTCCATGTAGCGGGCGATCCCGGCCCAGAGGAGGGCGATGACGGTGCCGTGCCGGTGGGCGGGGTGGACGCAGGAGCGGCCCGCCTCGACGAGGTCGTCGCGGATCGTCAGCAGCTTCCCGAGGTCGAACTCGCCCTCCGCGTAGAGCCGTCCGGCGCGCCGGGCGCCCTGGGGCGGCAGCAGCCGGTAGGTGGCGACCACCTGGCCGGTGGCCGTCTCGCGCACCAGCAGATGGTCGCAGTGGATGTCGAAGGCGTCGCTGTCGAGGCCCGGTTCGAGGGTGTCGAGCCGGGCACCGAGTTCCCCGGCGAACACCTGGTGGCGGAGCCGCTGGGCGGCTTGTACGTCCTCGGGTCCGGTGGCCAGCGAGACGGTGTACGCCACGGGGGCGGGCGGTGCGGGGGCCGGGGTGGAGGGGGCGGAGGGCAGCACGGTCATGGCGTTCTCCGGGGACGGATCGGTGAGGGCGGCCGCCGGGCCATCGCGCGAGTGCGGTGGCCCGGCCCCTTACTTCTTCCGTGACCGGCTGGATTCGACGTGACCGCCACCGATCGGGCGGATGTGCGACGGCTGAATCCCGGGGTGTCCCGTCCTCACCGGATCCGCCGGTGCGTCATCCCGCGATGAGTTTGGCCGTGATGCTGTCCGATGCCTTCTTGGCCTCGGTGGCCGGGTCGGCCCCTTCCAGCACGGCCGTCATGTAGGGCTTGATCGGGTTGACCGCCTCGACCGCGGCCCAGTTGGGCGAGTTGGGGGTGGCGCGGCCCCGGGCGGCTCCCTCGGCCATCGCCGCGGTGCCCTCCTGGCCCTCGACGACCCCGGCGAGGGAGGTCTTGTTGGGCACGTAGCTCATGGTCCGGGCGAGCTCCGTCTGCCACTTCTCCCCGGCGAGCGCCTTGACGACCTCGATGCCCTCGCGGCGGTCGGAGCTGCTCTCCGGCACGATGAGGTCCGATCCGCCGGTGAAGACGGCACCCGGCGCGGCGGCGGTCTTGCCGGGGATGGGGAAGAAGCCCAGTTTCCCCTTCAGTTCCGGGTTCTTCTTCTCGATGGCGGCGGCGGATCCGGGGGTGGTGATCATCTGGGCTATGTCGCCCTCGGCGAACTGCTCGTCCTGCGAGGGCGTCTCCTCGTCGCCGCCCTTGGGGCCGTCGCCGTACTGCTGGAGCCGCTTGTAGAAGTCCATGCCCTTGAGCGCCGCGGGCGAGTGCAGGGTGCCCTCCCAGTCGCCCTCGGAGTCGTCGGCCAGCTCGCCGCCCTCGTCCCAGATGAACCCGGCCAGCACGTACCAGTTCTGCCCGGGGAGGTAGATGCCCTGGGTACCGCCCGTGTTCAGCTTCTCGCTGGTCTCCAGCCACTGCTTGCGGGTCTTGGGGGTCTCGGTGATACCGGCCTGCTCGAAGAGCTCCTTGTTGTAGACCACCACGCGGTTGGCGGCGTACCAGGGGATGCCGTACTGCCCGCCGTTGACCTTGCCGGGCTGGGCGAGGCCGGGGATCCAGTCGTCGCCGCCGAGGTCGCGCATCGACTCCAGCGTGAGGTCGCGCAGGTCGCCGGTCGCCGCGTACTGGGCGACCTGGGTGTTGCCGACCTCGATGACGTCCGGCGCGTCGTCGCTGTCCAGGGCCTTGATCACCTTGGGGCCGATGCCGCTCCACTCCTGGATGACGAACTCCAGTTCGACAGAAGGGTGCTCGTCCTCGTAGGACTCCGTGAACCGGTCCAGGAAGTCCTGGGAGACGCTGCCCTTCATCAGCCAGACGGTCACCGTGTGACCTCCGTCCCCCAGACCGGGAATACTTCCGCAGCCACTGAGCACGAGGGACGAGACAAGAGCAACGGCGCCGGCCGTCATTCGGTTCTTCACGGGTGTCACCTTCTGCGAAACGGCAAGATCAAGACACAGGACCCGGGTGGGGGGACTGCGGGCATCGCTCGCACGGGTGTGTGGCTGGGAAGTTTGGTATGGACCATTCGCGAGGTCAAGCCCGGCTCCGGCGATTTGCCCGTGGTGTTACCTCGCGGCGCCGGGTCCCGTGAGGCACCGTGGAATAAGCGAAAGGGGACAATCGATGTCGAATCACACCTACCGGGTCACCGAAATCGTAGGAACCTCCGAGGAGGGCGTCGACGCGGCCATCCGCAACGGTGTCGCGAGGGCCGCCGAAACGTTGCACAATCTCGACTGGTTCGAGATGACGGCCGTACGCGGACATATCGAGAACGGCCGGATCGCGCACTTCCAGGTCGGCCTCAAGGTGGGCTTCCGGCTCGACGGCGACACCTGAGCCCTCCGGCCGTGCCCCGGTGCGCCGGGCGGACCGTTCAGGTGCGTCCTTCCCTCTCCTGCGCGTCCTTCAGCACGGGCGACACGAGGGCCCACCGGGCCCGGACGACGGTGAAGCCCGCCCGCTCGGCGGCGTCGCAGACCAGTTCGTCGTCGTCGACGAGGACCCGCACCTCGCGGGTGCGGGCCAGCTCGCGAAGGACGTCCAGCTTGGTGTGCCGGGCGGGCCGGCGGTCGTCGTTGCGCCGCATGCGGACGGGGCCGCGGGGAAGCCCGTGCCGCTCCAGCCAGGCGAGCGTGTCGCGCCGGCACCGCTCCGGCCGCCCGGTGAGGTACACGACCTCGCACTCCTTCGCGTGCGAGCGGGCCAGCTCCACTCCCTCGGCCAGCGGCGGGTCGGCGGCGGCCGCGGCGAAGAACGCCGCCCAGTCACGCCGCCGGCCTTCCAGAAGGTGCTGCCGGTGGCGGCTGTCCGCGACGGTCCCGTCCAGGTCGAACACGGCCAGCGGCCGCGGGGTGTTCCTCATCCCGCCCACCCTAGGACCGAGGCGGCCGGCCCGCGGCACCCGGTGCCGGGCCCTCCGGCCCCCGCACATCACAGATCGGTCCCCGTGACACCACGGGCGACGAGAAAGGACCGGATCCATGACCGACACCGACCTCGACGGGCGCCGCGTTCTGGCCATCGTCACCAACTACGGCGTGGAGCAGGACGAACTCGTCGTGCCCGTACGGCGCCTGCGGGAGGCGGGCGCCACCGTCGACGTGGCCGCCGTCTCCGCCGACGCCATCCGCACACTCGTCGGGGACAAGGACCCCGGGGAGACCGTGCGGCCCTCCCTGACCCTGGCCGACGCAGACCCGGCGGGCTACGACCTGCTGCTCGTCCCCGGCGGCACCCTGAACGCCGACAGTCTGCGCCTGGACGACGACGCCCTGGACGCCGTCCGTTCCTTCACCTCCTCGGGCCGTCCGGTCGCGGCGATCTGCCACGGCCCGTGGGCTCTCGTCGAGGCGGGCGTGGTCAAGGAGAAGACCCTCACCTCGTACCTCTCGCTCAGGACCGACATCCGCAACGCGGGCGGCACCTGGGAGGACCGCCCGGTCGTCACCGACGACGCCGGCGGCTGGCTCCTGATCACCTCGCGGAACCCCGGCGACCTGGAGGACTTCCTCCGGGAGATCGGCAAGGCCCTCACTTCCGCGGGGTCCTGACCGCCCGTCCGCCCGTCCGCGGCGAGACGGGCGGAACACTGATCGCCAGGATCGCCGTGTCGTCGTCGATGCCTTCGCCGAGCTCCTCCAGGAGCGAGGTGAAGGCATCGACGGCCCCGGCGGCGGACGTGGGCGCCAGGGCCCGGGCGAACTCCAGCAGCGCGTCCTCGCCGTAGCGCGCGCTCTCGCCGTCCACACGCGCCTCGGTCAGCCCGTCCGTGTAGAAGAGCAGGGTGTCCCCGAGGCCGAGGCAGACCTCTCTGGCCGCGATGTGCGCGTCCGGTACCGCGCCGACCAGCTGGCCCTCCGGGGTGTCGAGGTACTCGGCTCCGCCGTCGGCCCTCAGCAGCAGGGCCGGCGGATGGCCGCCGCTCGCGAGCACGACACGGAACTCCCCCTCGCGGCCCACCGGCGTGAGCAGCCCGAAGACCACCGTGCAGAAACGCGGTTCCTCCTCCTGGCTCTCCTCCTGGAGCACGGCGTCCAGGGTCCGCAGCACGGCTGCCGGGTCCGGGTCGTAGACGGCCGCCGTACGCAGGGTGTACCGGGCGATCGAGGTGGTCACCGCCGCTTCGGCGCCCTTGCCCCGGACGTCCCCCAGGAACAGGCCCCACCGGCCGGAGCCGAGCGGGAAGAGGTCGTAGAAGTCACCGCCCACCTCGTCGGAGGAGGCGATGCGGTAGTGGGCCGCCACGTCCAGGCCCGGTACGGATTCCAGGGCGGGCGGCAGCAGGGTCCGCTGCAGCGTGGCCGCGAGCCTCTGCAGCCGCGCGCGTTCGCGTTCGGCCTCGTGGCGTGCCGCCAGCAGTTCCCGCTCGTAGGTGCGCCGGTCCCGGGCGTCGAGCAGGGTCGTCCGGATCATCAGCGGTTCGCCGTCGGGCCCCTTCCTGACGACGGCGGTGACCAGCACGGGCAGCCGGCCGCCGTCCGCCGCCAGGAGGTCCAGGTCGATCCCGCTGACCTCGCCCTGCATACCGAGCAGCGGGGCGAGGTGCGTCTCGTAGTAGATGCGGCCGCCCACGGTCAGCAGGTCGGTGAACGTCCGCCGTCCCACCAGTTCGTCGCGCCCGTAGCCGAGCCACCTCAGGAGCGTGCCGTTGACCAGGACGATGCGTCCGTCGGGCAGCGTGGAGAGGTAGCCGCAGGGGGCGTTCTCGTAGAGGTCCTCCGCATCGAGTTCCGGCAGGGCGGAGAGGTCCGGGGCGCCGGGCGCCCCGCACCCCTCCCGCTCGCCCTCGCCGGGGGGCCGGGGGGTCACCGTTCCAGCACGAAGTCGGTGATCGCCGACGCGGTGGCCTCCGGAGCGCTCAGCTGGGGGCAGTGCCCCCGCGCGTCGAGGGTGACGATCCTGCTGCCGGGGATGCGGGCGTGGACGTACGCTCCCACCTCGCGCGGGGCGATCACGTCGGACGCGCACTC
This DNA window, taken from Streptomyces nitrosporeus, encodes the following:
- a CDS encoding GNAT family N-acetyltransferase, producing the protein MTVLPSAPSTPAPAPPAPVAYTVSLATGPEDVQAAQRLRHQVFAGELGARLDTLEPGLDSDAFDIHCDHLLVRETATGQVVATYRLLPPQGARRAGRLYAEGEFDLGKLLTIRDDLVEAGRSCVHPAHRHGTVIALLWAGIARYMERTGHNWLAGCCSIPLADGGALAARSWETVRAGHLAPQEYWVTPHRLWDTTGHAGGPGSRAQLPPLLRGYLRLGAWVCGAPAHDPGFGVADLYVLLSMRRTDPRYLRHFLSLAPLR
- a CDS encoding dodecin: MSNHTYRVTEIVGTSEEGVDAAIRNGVARAAETLHNLDWFEMTAVRGHIENGRIAHFQVGLKVGFRLDGDT
- a CDS encoding type 1 glutamine amidotransferase domain-containing protein; the encoded protein is MTDTDLDGRRVLAIVTNYGVEQDELVVPVRRLREAGATVDVAAVSADAIRTLVGDKDPGETVRPSLTLADADPAGYDLLLVPGGTLNADSLRLDDDALDAVRSFTSSGRPVAAICHGPWALVEAGVVKEKTLTSYLSLRTDIRNAGGTWEDRPVVTDDAGGWLLITSRNPGDLEDFLREIGKALTSAGS
- a CDS encoding extracellular solute-binding protein translates to MKNRMTAGAVALVSSLVLSGCGSIPGLGDGGHTVTVWLMKGSVSQDFLDRFTESYEDEHPSVELEFVIQEWSGIGPKVIKALDSDDAPDVIEVGNTQVAQYAATGDLRDLTLESMRDLGGDDWIPGLAQPGKVNGGQYGIPWYAANRVVVYNKELFEQAGITETPKTRKQWLETSEKLNTGGTQGIYLPGQNWYVLAGFIWDEGGELADDSEGDWEGTLHSPAALKGMDFYKRLQQYGDGPKGGDEETPSQDEQFAEGDIAQMITTPGSAAAIEKKNPELKGKLGFFPIPGKTAAAPGAVFTGGSDLIVPESSSDRREGIEVVKALAGEKWQTELARTMSYVPNKTSLAGVVEGQEGTAAMAEGAARGRATPNSPNWAAVEAVNPIKPYMTAVLEGADPATEAKKASDSITAKLIAG
- the egtC gene encoding ergothioneine biosynthesis protein EgtC produces the protein MCRHIAYVGPSVPLGEILTAPERSLVRQSWDPRHQRSGTVNADGFGVGWYAEGDPVPGRYRRRGPVWGDETFTDLARVVRSPALLGAVRDATRAGADGEAAAAPFTGGRLLFSHNGAVRGWPGSLAAAAGALPPERLLTLAARSDSALVWALVQHRIAEGGDIPRAVAGTVLDIAGAAPGSRLNLLLTDGAVIVATAWGDSLWYLHEPGHRAVVASEPYDGAPHWREVPDRTLLTASRTGVSLSPIEEPFA
- a CDS encoding lysophospholipid acyltransferase family protein, encoding MSAWLPAAPCTPQRCAGHGGASRTPPHAALLLLTGCLLTLLGVLALPLVPLLGTHRRDRLVSGWAYAVVRGFGVRVRVTGRPAGGARPRPGELVVANHISWLDVLLVASVFPARMVAKAEIRHWPLLGPLAALGGTLFVDRDRLRTLPGSVRAMAGALRGGSRVAVFPQGSTWCGRGPGGPFRPAAFQAAIDAGAAVRPVRISYRTTGPDAAGAAAFVGDDPLTASLWRVVTAAGLTAEISVLPPLPAGSGPGRRALARAAQRAVDSDSANRPAASVHH
- a CDS encoding LNS2 domain-containing protein; translation: MRNTPRPLAVFDLDGTVADSRHRQHLLEGRRRDWAAFFAAAAADPPLAEGVELARSHAKECEVVYLTGRPERCRRDTLAWLERHGLPRGPVRMRRNDDRRPARHTKLDVLRELARTREVRVLVDDDELVCDAAERAGFTVVRARWALVSPVLKDAQEREGRT
- a CDS encoding PP2C family protein-serine/threonine phosphatase; amino-acid sequence: MTPRPPGEGEREGCGAPGAPDLSALPELDAEDLYENAPCGYLSTLPDGRIVLVNGTLLRWLGYGRDELVGRRTFTDLLTVGGRIYYETHLAPLLGMQGEVSGIDLDLLAADGGRLPVLVTAVVRKGPDGEPLMIRTTLLDARDRRTYERELLAARHEAERERARLQRLAATLQRTLLPPALESVPGLDVAAHYRIASSDEVGGDFYDLFPLGSGRWGLFLGDVRGKGAEAAVTTSIARYTLRTAAVYDPDPAAVLRTLDAVLQEESQEEEPRFCTVVFGLLTPVGREGEFRVVLASGGHPPALLLRADGGAEYLDTPEGQLVGAVPDAHIAAREVCLGLGDTLLFYTDGLTEARVDGESARYGEDALLEFARALAPTSAAGAVDAFTSLLEELGEGIDDDTAILAISVPPVSPRTGGRAVRTPRK
- the egtD gene encoding L-histidine N(alpha)-methyltransferase, whose amino-acid sequence is MSDFRLTRTLPADATDAALRADVSEGLTRYPKSLPPKWFYDARGSELFEEITRLEEYYPTRAEREILLAHAGDVAAASGARTLVELGSGSSEKTRHLLDALPGLHTYVPVDVSESALRGAAGTVLAGRPGLSVHALVADFTRPLDLPDSPGPRLVAFLGGTLGNLLPKERAGFLRSVRERLAPGDGLLLGTDLVKDEETLVSAYDDAAGVTAAFNKNVLSVVNGELGADFPLDAFDHVARWDAEHEWIEMRLRARRALNVKIRELDLVVAFERGEELRTEVSAKFRREGVREELAAAGLRLDQWWTDAAGRFALSLSTAR